ATCAACGACTGACTCGGGCTCGATCGGCCGCCGGGGTGAGGGCGTAGACGTCCATCACCCAGCCGTGCTCCCGGCGCAGTCGGGCCCGCAGGTCGACGATCTCGTCGATGACCTCCGCCAGACGTCCGGACCGCAGTTCCTGCTGGGGCAGGCCGACGTAGGCGCCCCAGTGGATGAGCGCGTCCGGGTGCGTCGCCGCCAGCTCCCGGCAGTGCAGATGGCCGTCGAGCATGACGACGAGAGTGCCGAGCGTGAGCCCGGCCGCCTCGGCGCGCGTCCACTCGTCGACGAGCCGGCGCCCGGTCGTGACGTGGACCGGTTCGCCGACGCGGTGCAGCACGATCCCGTGCGCGGCGGCGAGGGTCTGGAAGGCAGAGATCCCCGGGATGACCCGCACGGCGGTGTCGATCCGCTCGCCGATCGCGTCGACGATGCGGATCGTGCTGTCGTAGAAGGCCGGGTCGCCCCACACGAGGAACCCCACGACCGCGTCCACGGGCAGCCCATCGACGATCCGAACGTAGGCGTCCGTGCGTGCGGCGTGCCAGTCGCGCACCCCCTGCGCGTACTGCGCGTCGTCGCGATCGGCGTCCGGGCCGCGCCTCGGGTCGGGCACCGTGATGAACTCGTACGGGTGATCGGCCGGGATGAACCGGTCACAGATCGCGCGCCGCACCGCCACCAGCTCGTCCTTCGCTCCGCCCTTGTCGGCGACGAGGAAGACGTCCACCTCGGCCAGGGCTGCCGCAGCCTCGGCGGTCACGTGCCCGGGTGATCCGGCACCGATCCCGATCACGTGGACACGGCGGGGGCTCACCGGTTCTCCTCGATCAGGGTCAGCAGGGCGTCGACGTCGACATGGGCCTCGAGGGCATCGGCGAGGCTGTCGATCATCCGCTCCCGGCGTGAGACGAAGGGGGTCCCCCCGGTCGGCGCGCGCCAGCCCGAGCCGGTCGTGGTCGCCACGTCGGCCAGGAGGGCGTGCCGGAAGTCGTCGCACTCCAACGTCCCGTGCCAGATCGACCCCCGGACCGGCCCGACTGCGTGCCCCCCGGGGAAGTCCTCACCGTCACCGGGTGAGACGACGCCGTGGTGGATCTCGTAGCCCTCCACCGTGGTCCCGCGCCACGTCCCGCAGGGCCGGGCGAGGATCTTCTCCTCGGCGAAGTCGACCCGCCCGGGAAGCAGCCCGAGACCCGGGACCGCCACGGCCGGGTCGGCCGGACTCCCGTCGCCCTCCACGCCGTCGAGGATCTCGTCGGTGAGCATCTGGTAGCCGCCGCAGATCCCCAGGACCGGCGCTCCGCGCCGCGCCCGCTCGACCACCACGTCGGCCAGGCCGGTGCGTCGTAGCCAGGCCAGGTCGGAGACCGTCGCCCGTGACCCCGGCAGCACGAGCAGGTCCGCCTCGCGGGCGGTGTCGACGTCGCGGGTCACGAGCACGTCCACGCCCGGCTCGGCCGCGAGGGCATCGACGTCGGTGGCGTTGGAGGTGCGGGGCAGCCGGACCACCGCAACCGTGAGTCGACGGTCCGCGGCGACGCCGTCCTCGTCGTGCTCCCAGGCCGCCACGGAGAGTCCGTCCTCGGAGTCGAGCCACACGTCCTCGAGCCAGGGCAGCACCCCGAGCGAGGGCATCCCCGTGCGCCGGGTGACCTCCGCCAGCCCCGGCGCGAGCACCGAGGCGTCCCCGCGGAACTTGTTGATGAGGTACGCGGCGAGCAGCGGTCGGTCCTCGTCGGACACCAGCGCCCAGGTCCCGT
The DNA window shown above is from Janibacter sp. A1S7 and carries:
- a CDS encoding cobyric acid synthase — encoded protein: MSGLLITGTSSDAGKSLVVTGLCRVLARRGTSVAPYKAQNMSNHSMVCRDGTEIGRAQYLQAQAAGVEATSAMNPVLLKPGSDRRAHVVVRGRPAGELVAGEYATGRGHLAQAAFAAYEELSGGHDIIVCEGAGSPAEINLRAGDYVNLGLAQRFSLPTVLVGDIDRGGVLAALYGTWALVSDEDRPLLAAYLINKFRGDASVLAPGLAEVTRRTGMPSLGVLPWLEDVWLDSEDGLSVAAWEHDEDGVAADRRLTVAVVRLPRTSNATDVDALAAEPGVDVLVTRDVDTAREADLLVLPGSRATVSDLAWLRRTGLADVVVERARRGAPVLGICGGYQMLTDEILDGVEGDGSPADPAVAVPGLGLLPGRVDFAEEKILARPCGTWRGTTVEGYEIHHGVVSPGDGEDFPGGHAVGPVRGSIWHGTLECDDFRHALLADVATTTGSGWRAPTGGTPFVSRRERMIDSLADALEAHVDVDALLTLIEENR
- the cobF gene encoding precorrin-6A synthase (deacetylating), whose product is MSPRRVHVIGIGAGSPGHVTAEAAAALAEVDVFLVADKGGAKDELVAVRRAICDRFIPADHPYEFITVPDPRRGPDADRDDAQYAQGVRDWHAARTDAYVRIVDGLPVDAVVGFLVWGDPAFYDSTIRIVDAIGERIDTAVRVIPGISAFQTLAAAHGIVLHRVGEPVHVTTGRRLVDEWTRAEAAGLTLGTLVVMLDGHLHCRELAATHPDALIHWGAYVGLPQQELRSGRLAEVIDEIVDLRARLRREHGWVMDVYALTPAADRARVSR